ACGAAGCGGAAACGCTGGCCGCCGCCCTCGCTGATCTCCACGGTGCAGAGCCGGCAGGCGCCGTAGGAGCGGACGTTGGGGTTAAAGCAGATACCGGGTATTTCCCCGATGCCGGGCACCTGGCGGAGGGCTTCAAAGATGGTCTGTCCCCCGGAAACGGCGATGTCCTTATCGTCCACGGTCAGCCGCACGATGTTGATATCTTCCGCGTCGGCGATATCAACCGATTCGTCTCCGTTAATCCAGTACCTGGTCATGGGACGCCTCCTTAATGAGCGCTACTGTTTCCGCACGGCGTCAAACTTGCAGGAGTCGAAGCAGCCGCCGCATTTGATGCATAATTCCTGGTTGATGGTGTGGGGCTGTTTCTTTTCCCCGCTGATAGCCTTGGTGGGACAGCCCCGGGCGCAGACGCCGCAGCCGGTGCAATTGGCGGCGTCGATGCTGAAGGTCAGCAGCTCGCGGCAGACGCCGGCCGGGCACTTTTTATCGTTGATATGGGCGAGGTATTCGTCCTTGAAATAGCGCAGGGTGGTGAGCACCGGGTTGGCCGCCGAATGACCTTTCCCCCGTAAATAATGCCATTGGCTCTTAGAGTTCTCTGCTAGAATATAGCGAACGGGAGGACTCGAAATGCAGCGCAAGAAGTACACTGAAGAGCAGATTATCCAGGTGCTAAAAGA
The window above is part of the Dehalococcoidales bacterium genome. Proteins encoded here:
- a CDS encoding 4Fe-4S binding protein; protein product: SFSTWIICSSVYFLRCISSPPVRYILAENSKSQWHYLRGKGHSAANPVLTTLRYFKDEYLAHINDKKCPAGVCRELLTFSIDAANCTGCGVCARGCPTKAISGEKKQPHTINQELCIKCGGCFDSCKFDAVRKQ